The Primulina huaijiensis isolate GDHJ02 chromosome 17, ASM1229523v2, whole genome shotgun sequence genome window below encodes:
- the LOC140963652 gene encoding uncharacterized protein, whose translation MPKKMGINSKSEASRARKSVIESERKDRESREKEDQYWREAEGAKSRAAKKREEEAEKKAEAAAKKAEARRLAEQEEKELDKSLRKPDKKANRVSIPVPKVTELELSKRREEEQAAIQQRAEEEKKKQSRLADEEEYERMVLVANTNRDDTIIEARTVEDAIAQMTVAESLPVDKHPEKRLKASFKAFEEAELPGLKEEKPGLTHTQYKDMIWKLWKKSPDNPLNQIAERD comes from the exons ATGCCGAAGAAAATGGGAATTAACAGCAAATCAGAGGCGTCCAGGGCACGAAAGAGCGTAATCGAATCCGAACGCAAAGATCGTGAATCCCGTGAGAAAGAAGATCAGTACTGGCGTGAAGCCGAGGGAGCCAAGTCGCGAGCCGCTAAGAAGCGTGAAGAGGAAGCCGAGAAGAAAGCCGAGGCAGCCGCTAAGAAAGCGGAGGCTCGTCGATTGGCCGAGCAGGAGGAGAAGGAACTCGACAAAAGCCTGAGGAAGCCAGATAAGAAGGCCAATCGTGTTTCCATCCCCGTCCCTAAAGTGACGGAGTTGGAGTTGAGCAAGCGTAGGGAAGAGGAGCAGGCGGCTATCCAGCAGCGTGCAGAGGAGGAAAAGAAAAAGCAGAGCCGCTTAGCCGATGAGGAGGAGTACGAGAGGATGGTACTTGTTGCCAACACCAATCGTGATGATACAATCATAGAGGCTAGGACTGTGGAGGATGCGATTGCCCAGATGACTGTGGCGGAAAGCTTACCTGTGGATAAGCATCCTGAGAAGAGGCTCAAAGCTTCTTTTAAG GCTTTTGAAGAAGCCGAGCTTCCAGGGTTGAAGGAAGAGAAGCCGGGTTTAACACACACTCAATACAAAGACATGATCTGGAAACTATGGAAAAAGTCTCCAGACAACCCCCTTAACCAG ATTGCCGAGCGGGACTGA
- the LOC140963332 gene encoding cytokinin riboside 5'-monophosphate phosphoribohydrolase LOG5-like isoform X2, with protein sequence MEENHAKSRFKRVCVFCGSSSGKRECYTEAALELGQQLVAKRLDLVYGGGSIGLMGLVSQAVHQGGGHVLGIIPKPLVGKEKTGETVGEVRMVADMHQRKAEMARHSDCFIALPGGYGTLEELLEVITWAQLGIHDKPVGLLNVDGYYNYLLTFIDKAVDDGFIKPSQRHIFVSAPDAKDLIQKLEVGVRGC encoded by the exons ATGGAAGAGAACCATGCAAAATCACGATTCAAAAGggtttgtgtattttgtggaagTAGTTCCGGGAAGCGGGAGTGCTACACCGAAGCAGCGCTGGAGCTAGGGCAACAGCTG GTGGCTAAAAGGTTGGATCTTGTGTATGGTGGAGGAAGTATTGGGTTAATGGGTTTGGTTTCCCAAGCCGTTCATCAAGGTGGAGGTCATGTTCTTGG GATTATACCAAAACCATTGGTTGGCAAAGAG AAAACGGGTGAGACGGTAGGGGAAGTGAGAATGGTGGCTGATATGCACCAAAGGAAGGCCGAGATGGCCCGCCATTCAGATTGCTTTATTGCTTTGCCAG GTGGCTATGGGACTTTGGAGGAGTTGTTGGAGGTCATTACATGGGCTCAGCTAGGCATCCATGATAAGCCT GTGGGTTTGCTTAATGTTGATGGCTACTACAACTATCTTCTCACTTTCATCGACAAAGCAGTGGATGATGGCTTCATAAAGCCTTCTCAGCGTCACATCTTTGTGTCTGCACCAGACGCCAAAGACCTCATTCAGAAACTGGAGGTCG GAGTACGTGGCTGTTGA
- the LOC140963332 gene encoding cytokinin riboside 5'-monophosphate phosphoribohydrolase LOG5-like isoform X1, whose amino-acid sequence MEENHAKSRFKRVCVFCGSSSGKRECYTEAALELGQQLVAKRLDLVYGGGSIGLMGLVSQAVHQGGGHVLGIIPKPLVGKEKTGETVGEVRMVADMHQRKAEMARHSDCFIALPGGYGTLEELLEVITWAQLGIHDKPVGLLNVDGYYNYLLTFIDKAVDDGFIKPSQRHIFVSAPDAKDLIQKLEEYVAVEDEVVMGLNWELEQAPQVGFAALQHPELSLV is encoded by the exons ATGGAAGAGAACCATGCAAAATCACGATTCAAAAGggtttgtgtattttgtggaagTAGTTCCGGGAAGCGGGAGTGCTACACCGAAGCAGCGCTGGAGCTAGGGCAACAGCTG GTGGCTAAAAGGTTGGATCTTGTGTATGGTGGAGGAAGTATTGGGTTAATGGGTTTGGTTTCCCAAGCCGTTCATCAAGGTGGAGGTCATGTTCTTGG GATTATACCAAAACCATTGGTTGGCAAAGAG AAAACGGGTGAGACGGTAGGGGAAGTGAGAATGGTGGCTGATATGCACCAAAGGAAGGCCGAGATGGCCCGCCATTCAGATTGCTTTATTGCTTTGCCAG GTGGCTATGGGACTTTGGAGGAGTTGTTGGAGGTCATTACATGGGCTCAGCTAGGCATCCATGATAAGCCT GTGGGTTTGCTTAATGTTGATGGCTACTACAACTATCTTCTCACTTTCATCGACAAAGCAGTGGATGATGGCTTCATAAAGCCTTCTCAGCGTCACATCTTTGTGTCTGCACCAGACGCCAAAGACCTCATTCAGAAACTGGAG GAGTACGTGGCTGTTGAAGATGAAGTGGTGATGGGGTTAAATTGGGAGCTCGAACAGGCACCGCAAGTGGGGTTCGCTGCATTGCAACACCCTGAACTCTCTCTGGTGTGA
- the LOC140963032 gene encoding NAC domain-containing protein 6-like → MDESRFELELPGFRFHPTEEELLNFYLKTRVIGKKLRGDIIGILNIYNHHPRELPGLAKIGEREWYFFVPRDKKHGSGGRPNRTTECGFWKATGSDRKILSLSDPKKMLGFRKTLVFYEGRAPRGRKTDWIMNEYRLPDTFSYQSPLPHKDIVLCKVYRKATSLKALEQMAAMEEPAMDSISSCDQIDEQVKSQSIDMGFKTEYEHDTTFLVEEAAIMDYTAGSGRACSKLNLPNGLENLVDLQLPKLDMDWTQDSFWAQFRSPWLDNCANFLPLC, encoded by the exons ATGGATGAATCAAGATTCGAGCTGGAGTTGCCGGGGTTCAGGTTTCACCCCACTGAGGAAGAGTTGCTCAATTTTTACCTCAAAACCAGGGTGATTGGCAAGAAACTGCGGGGGGATATCATCGGAATCTTGAACATCTACAATCATCATCCCCGGGAGTTGCCAg GGCTAGCGAAAATTGGTGAGAGAGAATGGTACTTCTTCGTGCCAAGGGACAAGAAACACGGGAGTGGAGGCAGGCCTAACCGTACCACCGAGTGTGGCTTCTGGAAGGCAACCGGGTCGGACCGAAAAATACTGAGCCTATCGGATCCCAAGAAGATGCTGGGATTCAGGAAAACTCTGGTGTTCTATGAGGGCAGAGCTCCGCGAGGAAGAAAGACTGATTGGATCATGAACGAATATCGGTTACCGGATACATTCTCTTATCAGTCCCCACTTCCACACAAG GACATAGTATTGTGTAAAGTATACAGAAAGGCGACCTCCCTGAAGGCGCTGGAGCAGATGGCTGCAATGGAAGAACCAGCCATGGACTCCATCTCGTCCTGCGACCAAATCGACGAGCAGGTCAAGAGCCAAAGTATTGACATGGGATTCAAGACAGAATATGAACATGACACAACATTTCTAGTAGAGGAGGCTGCAATTATGGATTATACAGCAGGATCAGGGAGAGCTTGTAGCAAGTTGAATTTACCTAATGGGCTTGAGAATTTGGTGGATCTGCAGCTGCCTAAACTGGACATGGACTGGACTCAAGACTCTTTCTGGGCACAATTTAGAAGTCCTTGGCTTGATAACTGCGCAAATTTCTTGCCACTGTGCTAA